The Clostridium chauvoei genome has a window encoding:
- a CDS encoding ABC transporter ATP-binding protein, whose amino-acid sequence MDNTVVEIKNASKIINNIKILDNINVSFKSGHIYGIIGKNGSGKTMLFKAICGLINITSGEIKVFDKLIANGKFPDDTGIIIENPGFLPQYSGYKNLEILASIRNKITPSDIKDIIRKVGLNPDDNRPVKKYSLGMKQRLGIAQALMENPKLLILDEPMNALDEEAVNDIRKILLDLQKQSVTIILASHNKEDIYTLCDSIYTITNGVLKPSLVTT is encoded by the coding sequence ATGGATAATACTGTGGTAGAAATTAAAAATGCATCTAAAATAATAAATAATATAAAGATATTAGACAATATTAATGTTTCATTCAAAAGTGGACATATATACGGAATAATTGGGAAAAATGGTTCAGGAAAAACAATGTTATTTAAAGCTATATGTGGACTTATAAATATAACCTCTGGTGAAATAAAAGTCTTTGATAAATTAATAGCTAATGGGAAATTTCCAGATGATACTGGGATAATAATAGAAAACCCAGGTTTTTTACCTCAATATAGCGGATATAAAAATTTAGAAATACTAGCTAGTATACGTAATAAAATAACACCTTCAGACATTAAAGATATTATTAGAAAAGTAGGTCTAAACCCTGATGACAATAGACCAGTAAAAAAATACTCCTTAGGTATGAAACAAAGATTAGGAATTGCACAAGCCCTTATGGAAAACCCAAAACTACTAATTTTAGATGAACCAATGAATGCTTTAGATGAAGAAGCTGTAAATGACATCCGTAAAATACTACTAGATTTACAAAAACAATCAGTAACAATTATACTAGCAAGCCACAACAAAGAAGATATTTATACACTATGCGATTCTATCTATACCATAACCAATGGAGTGTTAAAACCAAGTTTAGTTACTACGTAA
- a CDS encoding replicative DNA helicase gives MLTNQEIVLEQEILGGIFNNSTLFFRAKEKIKSCMFRIDSHKKIYKGILRMMDEGKSIDTINFLENYKNITKEMGGVSYITEVSTCSISEENFNTKLELLVENYKRSEILKLSKKLCTNISTSDMVEAVENTLASVYKSSLTREVDIISPYENYLDWLYNDTSEIGFKSGLNKLDKLLCNFQRGRLITIFSRSGVGKTTMSLQIALNMAMNGQKIVYCSGEMSNTEVFNKMASSYCYIKYSDISNKVFADEEKKDKVNYLITKLLNNEFYVTNETNIDVLIDEIKLYKLEHGLDVVFVDYINKYVSGAKGSSLTEKLGEVSSKLKTLAMQENICIVLLAQANRGVDRNVSDNLCEKISESDIQDSARIEQDSDQVIALYRNKKLENLAYRDEMSRNGKINYNSRSADENPNCINAIILKNRHGGKGMVGLVWYGEYSRIENMF, from the coding sequence ATGCTTACTAATCAAGAAATTGTTTTAGAGCAAGAGATTTTAGGTGGGATTTTTAATAATAGTACTTTATTTTTTAGGGCTAAAGAAAAGATTAAATCTTGTATGTTTAGAATTGATTCCCATAAGAAAATTTACAAGGGAATTTTAAGGATGATGGATGAAGGGAAATCTATAGATACTATAAATTTTCTTGAAAATTATAAGAATATTACTAAAGAAATGGGGGGAGTTTCATATATTACAGAGGTGTCAACTTGCTCAATAAGTGAGGAGAATTTTAATACAAAACTTGAACTTTTAGTGGAAAATTATAAGAGAAGTGAGATTTTAAAGCTTTCAAAAAAGTTATGCACAAATATATCTACAAGTGATATGGTTGAAGCTGTGGAAAACACCTTGGCATCTGTGTATAAATCTAGTTTAACAAGGGAAGTTGACATAATTAGTCCTTATGAAAACTACTTGGATTGGCTTTATAATGATACTAGTGAAATTGGTTTTAAAAGTGGACTTAATAAGCTTGATAAACTTCTTTGTAATTTTCAAAGGGGAAGGCTTATTACTATTTTTTCAAGAAGTGGTGTTGGGAAAACTACAATGTCTTTGCAGATAGCTTTAAATATGGCTATGAATGGTCAAAAGATTGTTTATTGTAGTGGGGAAATGAGTAATACTGAGGTTTTTAATAAGATGGCATCAAGTTATTGTTATATAAAGTATTCTGATATATCTAATAAGGTTTTTGCTGATGAAGAGAAAAAGGACAAGGTTAATTATCTTATAACTAAGCTTTTAAATAATGAGTTTTATGTTACTAATGAAACTAATATTGATGTGTTGATAGATGAGATTAAGCTTTATAAATTAGAGCATGGCTTGGATGTAGTTTTTGTTGATTATATAAATAAGTATGTATCAGGAGCTAAAGGATCTTCTTTAACAGAAAAGCTTGGAGAAGTATCATCAAAACTTAAAACTTTAGCTATGCAGGAGAATATTTGTATAGTACTTTTAGCACAGGCAAATAGAGGTGTTGATAGAAATGTATCTGATAATCTATGCGAAAAAATATCAGAAAGCGATATTCAAGATAGTGCAAGAATTGAGCAAGATAGTGATCAAGTTATAGCCTTATATAGAAATAAAAAACTTGAGAATCTAGCTTATAGAGACGAAATGAGTAGAAACGGAAAAATTAATTACAATTCAAGAAGTGCAGACGAAAATCCAAATTGCATAAACGCCATAATACTAAAAAATAGACACGGAGGAAAAGGGATGGTGGGGTTGGTGTGGTATGGGGAGTATTCTAGAATTGAGAATATGTTTTAG
- a CDS encoding helix-turn-helix domain-containing protein — translation MMRKKFTMVDNWILENQDLSLEEKFFLIALKKFDYKNCGEVFPSYKVLMEICSTKRREKISKLIKSLSEKGYIEKKTIKKVNHYYFKNMF, via the coding sequence ATGATGAGAAAAAAATTTACTATGGTTGATAATTGGATTTTAGAAAATCAAGATTTAAGTTTGGAGGAAAAGTTTTTTCTTATAGCTTTGAAGAAGTTTGATTATAAAAATTGTGGAGAGGTATTTCCAAGCTATAAAGTTTTAATGGAGATTTGCAGCACTAAAAGAAGGGAAAAGATTTCTAAGCTTATTAAGTCTTTAAGTGAAAAGGGATATATCGAAAAGAAAACTATTAAAAAGGTAAATCATTATTATTTCAAAAATATGTTTTAG
- a CDS encoding BglG family transcription antiterminator, whose protein sequence is MLNKRCKDILLMLMEKELYYNIEDLANEFNVSKRTIRYDLDKIDYFLKSNSLTEISRKPNAGVKLSLKDNEKNSINDIFRRIDINNYVLSQEERVVIILYELLTSKSEIKYRVLTEKLMISKSTLVSDLKLVRKWLKGYKLAISTENKNGLIIDGEEKEIRKAMVDLLVNDGGGYNIIEIVDSIYSKENMVIFHTIQKDFFKCEDVKFVESIVRNLEHKKKFSLSDEAFMNLVINILVTVKRNLINRNLDYSDYNLDYINCSEEYGIITEVVGSVEEYFDINISKGEVQYLTMIMQGSSISGKNVLEQPTSYEIEYITNKLIRNVEKVVCKGLRSDYQLYDGVLKHINSLVFRIVYDRQTTNALIDNIKNSYSEIFYVIRQASNFIERKYKKEISDDEIGYLTLYFQAAIERKDRIKESNDKLNLKSKNIDGVKNVIIACYGGFATGRLLSSKIKEMFNVNIVSVTSLHNLSKIILENDVDLVISSIKIKENLSVPSVVVSPLLSCEDIVNLKRYINVSSTIYNVDVVNDILSIIEDRANVNDRMELKKELMKYFNIIDKNSNSLLSNFSINNINLSIEESDWREAIRKSAKPLLEDGVINKAYIDDMVKNIEDLGPYIVVDDGIAIPHAKPGKNVKGFGFTITTFKEPISILNKDGVKVFFTMATENEKDHIDIITQLMKLVEDEDFIELLKVSSNPVKVFQRVREIVS, encoded by the coding sequence ATGTTAAATAAAAGGTGTAAAGATATATTATTAATGTTAATGGAAAAAGAGTTATATTATAATATTGAAGATTTAGCCAATGAGTTTAATGTAAGTAAGAGAACTATAAGATACGATTTAGATAAGATAGATTATTTTTTAAAGAGTAATTCCTTAACTGAAATAAGTAGAAAACCTAATGCTGGAGTTAAACTTTCTTTAAAGGACAATGAAAAAAATAGCATTAATGATATTTTTAGAAGAATAGATATTAATAATTATGTCTTATCCCAAGAAGAGAGGGTAGTTATTATACTTTACGAACTTTTAACATCAAAATCTGAAATAAAGTATAGGGTACTTACAGAAAAACTTATGATAAGTAAAAGTACTTTAGTATCAGACCTTAAGCTAGTTAGAAAATGGCTTAAAGGTTATAAGCTAGCTATATCAACAGAAAATAAAAATGGTTTAATTATTGATGGTGAAGAAAAAGAAATAAGAAAGGCTATGGTTGATTTATTAGTTAACGATGGTGGAGGATATAATATTATAGAAATTGTAGATAGTATATATTCTAAAGAAAATATGGTTATTTTTCATACTATACAAAAGGATTTCTTTAAATGTGAAGATGTAAAGTTTGTAGAAAGTATAGTTAGGAATTTAGAGCATAAAAAGAAGTTTAGCTTGTCAGATGAAGCTTTTATGAACCTTGTTATAAATATTTTAGTTACTGTAAAAAGAAATTTAATTAATAGAAACTTAGATTATAGCGATTATAATTTAGATTATATAAATTGTAGTGAAGAATATGGAATAATTACTGAAGTGGTAGGAAGTGTTGAAGAGTATTTTGATATTAATATTTCTAAAGGAGAAGTTCAATACTTAACTATGATAATGCAAGGAAGCAGTATAAGTGGGAAGAATGTTTTAGAGCAACCTACTTCTTATGAAATTGAATATATAACAAATAAATTAATAAGAAATGTAGAAAAAGTGGTGTGTAAAGGACTTAGAAGTGATTATCAATTATATGATGGAGTTTTAAAGCATATTAATTCCTTAGTATTTAGAATAGTATATGATAGACAAACTACTAATGCTTTAATTGATAATATAAAGAATTCTTATAGTGAGATTTTTTATGTTATAAGACAAGCCTCTAATTTTATAGAAAGAAAATATAAAAAAGAAATTAGTGATGATGAAATAGGATATTTAACTTTATATTTTCAAGCTGCCATAGAAAGAAAAGATAGAATAAAAGAAAGTAATGATAAATTAAATTTAAAAAGCAAAAATATAGATGGAGTGAAAAATGTAATTATTGCATGTTATGGAGGCTTTGCAACAGGTAGACTTTTAAGCTCTAAGATAAAAGAGATGTTTAATGTTAATATAGTTTCAGTAACTTCTCTTCATAATCTTTCTAAAATTATTTTAGAAAATGATGTAGATTTAGTAATTAGCTCTATAAAAATAAAAGAAAATTTAAGTGTGCCAAGTGTAGTTGTATCTCCATTATTGTCCTGTGAAGATATAGTTAATCTTAAAAGATATATAAATGTAAGCTCTACAATATATAATGTAGATGTAGTAAATGATATATTAAGTATTATTGAGGATCGAGCTAACGTTAATGATAGAATGGAACTTAAAAAGGAACTTATGAAGTATTTTAATATAATAGATAAAAATAGTAATTCATTGTTAAGCAATTTTAGTATAAATAATATAAATTTATCTATAGAGGAAAGTGATTGGAGAGAAGCTATAAGAAAATCAGCTAAGCCATTATTAGAAGACGGGGTAATAAATAAAGCTTATATAGATGATATGGTAAAGAATATAGAAGATTTAGGACCTTACATAGTTGTAGATGATGGGATTGCAATTCCACATGCAAAACCAGGTAAAAATGTTAAGGGATTTGGATTTACTATAACTACTTTTAAAGAACCAATTAGTATTTTAAATAAAGATGGAGTAAAAGTATTTTTTACTATGGCTACAGAAAATGAAAAGGATCATATAGATATAATAACTCAATTGATGAAACTTGTAGAGGATGAAGATTTTATTGAGTTGTTGAAGGTTTCAAGTAATCCAGTTAAGGTCTTTCAAAGAGTTAGGGAGATAGTGAGTTAA
- a CDS encoding PTS ascorbate transporter subunit IIC produces MGVLQFVKDVLSEPALLMGLMACVGLIALKKPAHKILTGTLNPILGYLMLGAGADFIVSNLDPLGKMIEKGFNIQGVIPNNEAVVSVAQKILGVETMSILIVGLLINLVIARFTKYKYVFLTGHHSFFMACLLSAVLQTAGFEGYLLVIIGGIILGAWSAISPAIGQKYTLKVTDGDDIALGHFGSIGYYISAWVGGLVGKNSDSTEDIEIPEKWSFLRDSTISTGITMMVFYLVSAFAAGPDFVAELSGGKSMFIFAILSALKFAVGVAIVYSGVRMILGDLLPAFQGIATKIIPDAIPAVDCAVFFTYAPTAVVIGFVASFIGGIIGMLLLGVAGGILIIPGLVPHFFCGATAGIFGNATGGKRGAVVGAFVNGLLLSFLPAILLSVMSTLGFQNTTFGDIDFGVIGILLGKVYEFVGKAGIYGIVVILIAALIIPNFIKTKSKVINNLSDDDALNM; encoded by the coding sequence ATGGGAGTATTACAATTTGTAAAGGATGTTTTAAGTGAGCCAGCCTTGTTAATGGGTCTTATGGCTTGTGTAGGTCTTATAGCATTAAAAAAACCTGCACATAAAATTTTAACAGGTACCCTAAATCCGATTTTAGGTTACTTAATGTTAGGTGCAGGTGCTGATTTTATCGTTTCAAATTTAGATCCTTTAGGAAAGATGATTGAAAAAGGGTTTAACATACAAGGGGTAATCCCTAATAATGAAGCTGTTGTTTCTGTTGCACAAAAGATTCTCGGTGTAGAAACAATGTCAATACTTATTGTTGGTTTACTTATAAATTTAGTTATAGCTAGATTTACAAAATATAAATATGTATTTTTAACTGGACATCATAGCTTCTTTATGGCGTGTCTACTATCAGCAGTATTACAAACAGCTGGTTTTGAAGGTTATTTATTAGTTATTATAGGCGGTATTATATTAGGTGCTTGGAGTGCTATTTCTCCAGCAATAGGTCAAAAATACACATTAAAGGTTACTGATGGTGATGATATAGCTTTAGGTCACTTTGGTAGTATAGGTTATTATATTTCAGCTTGGGTTGGAGGTCTTGTAGGTAAAAATAGTGATAGTACTGAAGATATAGAAATACCAGAAAAGTGGAGTTTCTTAAGAGATTCAACAATTTCAACAGGTATTACAATGATGGTTTTCTATTTAGTATCTGCCTTTGCAGCAGGTCCAGATTTTGTAGCTGAATTATCAGGTGGAAAGTCAATGTTTATTTTTGCAATATTATCAGCTCTTAAATTTGCTGTAGGTGTTGCTATAGTTTACTCAGGTGTTAGAATGATTTTAGGAGATTTATTACCAGCCTTCCAAGGTATTGCAACTAAAATTATTCCAGATGCAATTCCAGCAGTAGATTGTGCAGTATTTTTCACATATGCTCCAACAGCTGTAGTTATAGGATTTGTAGCTAGTTTTATAGGTGGAATAATAGGAATGTTATTACTAGGCGTTGCAGGTGGAATATTAATAATTCCAGGACTTGTACCTCACTTCTTCTGTGGAGCAACAGCAGGTATATTTGGTAATGCAACAGGTGGTAAAAGAGGTGCTGTTGTAGGAGCCTTTGTTAACGGATTATTATTAAGCTTTTTACCAGCAATATTATTATCAGTAATGAGTACATTAGGTTTCCAAAACACAACTTTTGGAGATATAGACTTTGGAGTTATAGGTATATTACTTGGTAAGGTATATGAGTTTGTTGGAAAAGCTGGTATTTATGGAATAGTTGTAATATTAATTGCAGCATTAATAATTCCAAACTTTATAAAAACAAAGTCTAAGGTTATAAATAATTTAAGCGATGATGACGCTTTAAATATGTAA
- a CDS encoding PTS sugar transporter subunit IIB, with translation MKIVTVCGNGIGSSLMLATKIEQICREEGMNNVDVESCDFNAASSKNCDLYVTVKELAGKFEGKNLAVVRSYVNKKKIKEDALEKIKEIYNNLNK, from the coding sequence ATGAAGATAGTAACTGTATGTGGAAATGGTATAGGAAGTAGCTTAATGCTTGCAACTAAAATAGAGCAGATTTGCAGAGAAGAAGGCATGAACAATGTAGATGTTGAATCTTGTGATTTCAATGCAGCTTCAAGTAAAAATTGTGATTTATATGTTACAGTAAAGGAACTTGCAGGTAAGTTTGAAGGTAAGAATTTAGCTGTGGTAAGAAGCTATGTTAATAAGAAAAAAATTAAAGAAGATGCTCTAGAAAAGATTAAAGAAATTTATAATAATCTAAATAAATAG
- a CDS encoding PTS sugar transporter subunit IIA, translating to MLRELLNEDIIKLDVNAKTWQNAIYEVGDLLLKAGKVEEKYIKAMIDTVNEMGAYIVMANGVAMPHARPENGAKDIGFSLITLKNPIAFGNEEYDPVRVIIAICALDHNSHIELLKDIMLLLEDDDFIEKINNCKDKVEIINLLKSYI from the coding sequence ATGTTAAGAGAATTATTAAATGAAGATATTATTAAATTAGATGTTAATGCAAAGACATGGCAAAATGCCATATATGAAGTTGGAGATTTACTTTTAAAAGCAGGGAAAGTCGAAGAAAAATATATAAAAGCAATGATAGATACAGTAAATGAAATGGGTGCTTATATAGTTATGGCAAATGGGGTTGCGATGCCCCATGCAAGGCCAGAAAATGGAGCAAAGGATATAGGTTTTTCTCTTATAACTTTAAAAAATCCTATAGCTTTTGGAAATGAGGAGTATGATCCAGTAAGGGTTATAATTGCTATTTGTGCATTAGACCATAATAGTCATATAGAACTTTTAAAAGATATAATGCTTCTTTTAGAAGATGATGATTTTATAGAGAAAATAAATAATTGTAAAGATAAAGTTGAAATAATTAATTTATTAAAAAGTTATATTTAG
- a CDS encoding transaldolase, whose amino-acid sequence MVKDLKVKIFADGANLEGMLEEYKKGIVKGFTTNPSLMKAAGIKSYSEFAKLVLDNIKDMPISFEVFSDDIDEMEKEAREIASWGENIYIKIPVTNTKGEFTGKVIKNLSKDGIKVNVTAVFTVEQVKNILAVLDENTPSIISIFAGRIADTGFDPENLVKESVDFAKKNKNCEILWASCREVFNIVQADRCGCQIITVTNSNLNKLSLFGKDLKDYSLETVKGFFKDATSLGYKIL is encoded by the coding sequence ATGGTTAAGGACTTAAAAGTAAAAATTTTTGCTGATGGAGCAAATTTAGAAGGTATGTTAGAGGAATATAAAAAGGGAATAGTAAAGGGATTTACAACTAATCCATCTTTAATGAAGGCAGCAGGTATTAAAAGTTACTCTGAATTTGCAAAGCTAGTTTTAGATAATATAAAAGATATGCCAATATCTTTTGAGGTATTTTCAGATGATATTGATGAGATGGAAAAAGAAGCTCGTGAAATAGCAAGCTGGGGAGAAAATATTTATATAAAAATTCCTGTAACTAATACTAAGGGAGAATTTACAGGTAAGGTAATTAAGAACTTATCAAAGGATGGAATAAAGGTTAATGTAACAGCTGTATTTACAGTAGAACAAGTTAAAAATATTTTAGCTGTATTAGATGAAAATACTCCAAGTATTATTTCAATATTTGCTGGAAGAATTGCTGATACAGGTTTTGATCCTGAAAATCTTGTAAAGGAATCTGTAGATTTTGCTAAGAAAAATAAAAACTGTGAAATATTATGGGCAAGTTGTAGAGAAGTTTTCAATATAGTACAAGCTGATAGATGTGGATGTCAAATAATAACTGTAACAAACTCTAATTTAAATAAATTATCTTTATTTGGAAAAGACTTAAAGGACTATTCATTAGAAACAGTAAAGGGCTTCTTTAAGGATGCCACAAGTTTAGGATATAAGATTTTATAA
- a CDS encoding cohesin domain-containing protein, producing the protein MKKILGLLFIIFILSIHVVWADDKPLVNINVDGELKKGQDIVISLNIENVENLYSLSMDYTYNSDIIEIKSIVEGSLIEGNKFEELINEPKKDGDTASYKMTFKGMVEGVSGSGSIIKIKAKIIGDGTLDINDTNLTIKLVGIDSGNNVYNMPFDFKRGIKNEDNGNDKKEGIFLDSDENLTYDTTKVKSNFIDRVLGFLHLDKKNNKLEKNNIIRKDGDTSNDISNEEPDKLSINKGANNKVKDILILSGIIVIGMAGIFIFKNKK; encoded by the coding sequence ATGAAAAAGATTTTAGGATTATTATTTATAATTTTTATTTTATCTATACATGTAGTTTGGGCTGATGATAAGCCTTTAGTTAATATTAATGTTGATGGTGAATTAAAAAAGGGGCAGGATATTGTAATAAGCTTAAATATAGAGAATGTAGAAAACTTATATTCATTGTCAATGGATTATACATATAATTCGGATATAATTGAAATAAAATCAATAGTAGAAGGAAGCCTTATTGAAGGAAATAAATTTGAAGAATTAATAAATGAACCTAAAAAAGATGGGGATACAGCAAGTTATAAAATGACTTTTAAAGGTATGGTTGAAGGTGTTAGTGGATCAGGTTCAATAATTAAAATAAAAGCAAAAATCATAGGGGATGGGACTTTAGATATAAATGATACTAACTTAACTATTAAATTAGTTGGGATAGATAGTGGAAATAATGTATATAATATGCCTTTTGATTTTAAAAGAGGTATAAAAAATGAAGATAATGGAAATGATAAAAAAGAAGGTATATTTTTAGACTCAGATGAAAATTTAACTTACGACACCACAAAGGTAAAGTCTAACTTTATTGATAGAGTGTTAGGTTTTTTACATTTAGATAAAAAAAATAACAAATTAGAAAAAAATAATATAATACGTAAAGATGGAGATACTTCAAATGATATTTCAAATGAAGAACCAGATAAGCTTTCTATCAATAAAGGAGCAAATAATAAGGTTAAAGATATACTTATTTTAAGTGGTATAATAGTTATAGGTATGGCAGGTATATTTATTTTCAAAAATAAAAAGTAA
- a CDS encoding sugar phosphate nucleotidyltransferase, with protein MRAILLAAGMGTRLRPLTLDTPKSLIKVNGMPLAERQIQFLKEKGIDEIIIVTGYLNEKFEYLKNKYGVTLVYNDKYNVYNNIYTMFLVREFLKDSYVIDADVYINRNFLLEKPKTSTYFSAYKKDVKNEWKIIFDENNKVSDIEVMDGQGEGHILSGVSYWSKKDAEVIIKDLERVIENEDFSNFYWDDIVKDNIKKLDLYINKIEEDDIFEIDSIEDLEYVKKRL; from the coding sequence ATGAGAGCAATTCTTTTGGCAGCAGGAATGGGAACTAGGTTAAGACCATTAACTTTAGATACTCCTAAATCCTTAATAAAAGTTAATGGAATGCCATTAGCAGAAAGACAAATTCAGTTTTTAAAGGAAAAAGGAATCGACGAAATAATAATAGTAACAGGATATTTAAATGAAAAATTTGAATATCTTAAAAATAAGTATGGAGTAACTTTAGTTTACAACGATAAATATAATGTATATAACAATATTTATACAATGTTTCTAGTTAGAGAATTTTTAAAAGATTCTTATGTTATAGATGCAGATGTGTATATAAATAGAAACTTTTTACTAGAAAAACCTAAAACTTCAACTTATTTTTCAGCTTACAAAAAGGATGTTAAAAACGAGTGGAAGATAATCTTTGATGAAAACAATAAGGTTTCAGATATTGAAGTTATGGATGGACAAGGCGAAGGCCATATCTTATCAGGGGTTTCATATTGGAGCAAAAAGGACGCAGAGGTTATTATAAAGGATTTAGAAAGAGTTATAGAAAATGAAGATTTTTCTAATTTTTATTGGGACGATATAGTTAAGGATAATATTAAAAAGCTTGATTTATATATAAATAAAATAGAAGAAGATGATATTTTCGAGATAGATTCTATAGAAGATTTAGAATATGTTAAGAAAAGGCTTTAG
- a CDS encoding DMT family transporter: MKNRILNIGTGAAGISAIMWGADTVLMGIILAMTPFIETSEAMFLAPFISTFLHDLFSAMWTFLYLCVTKKLKALFKEMKTKSAFYVVIGALLGGPVGMTGYLLSIKYLGPSYTAAISSFYPAVGAVLAAIILKEKINKEAWLGLIISITGIVILGYSKGDNTGNVLGFVFIILCVLGWGSEAVICGYGMKDEEISSNSALQIRQFTSAIVYGFLIIPLIKAIPLTIETIKKPIFIVIIVTALFGTISYLCYYSAIQKIGATKAMGINITYFAWAIIFETIFLGRELSIKTIILGGVIMMGSYLVAKEPNEIKEA; encoded by the coding sequence ATGAAAAATAGAATATTGAATATAGGAACAGGGGCAGCTGGGATATCAGCTATAATGTGGGGTGCAGATACTGTTTTAATGGGAATAATTTTAGCGATGACTCCTTTTATAGAAACTTCAGAGGCTATGTTTTTAGCACCTTTTATAAGTACATTTTTACATGACTTATTTTCAGCTATGTGGACCTTTTTGTATCTATGTGTAACAAAGAAACTTAAAGCTTTATTTAAGGAAATGAAAACTAAAAGTGCTTTTTATGTTGTAATAGGAGCATTGTTAGGTGGACCTGTTGGTATGACTGGTTACTTATTATCAATTAAGTATTTAGGACCATCATATACAGCAGCAATATCCTCATTTTATCCAGCAGTAGGAGCAGTACTTGCAGCAATAATCCTTAAAGAAAAGATAAATAAAGAAGCATGGCTTGGACTAATTATTAGTATAACTGGTATTGTAATTTTAGGATATTCAAAAGGAGATAATACAGGAAATGTTTTAGGGTTTGTTTTTATAATTCTATGTGTTTTAGGCTGGGGATCAGAAGCTGTTATATGTGGTTATGGAATGAAGGATGAGGAGATAAGCTCTAATTCTGCCCTTCAAATAAGACAGTTTACTTCAGCAATAGTGTATGGATTTTTAATAATTCCATTAATTAAAGCAATTCCATTAACTATTGAAACAATAAAAAAACCAATTTTTATAGTCATTATAGTAACAGCTCTTTTTGGAACTATATCATATTTATGTTATTATAGTGCAATACAAAAGATAGGAGCCACAAAAGCAATGGGAATAAATATAACATATTTTGCTTGGGCTATAATTTTTGAAACTATATTTTTAGGAAGAGAACTTTCTATAAAAACAATAATATTAGGTGGAGTTATTATGATGGGATCATATTTAGTAGCTAAAGAACCTAATGAAATTAAGGAGGCATAG